A stretch of the Salvelinus fontinalis isolate EN_2023a chromosome 22, ASM2944872v1, whole genome shotgun sequence genome encodes the following:
- the LOC129819734 gene encoding zinc finger protein 384-like isoform X2, which yields MEDSHFNSSYFWSPVPTVQGQIENAMFLNKMKEQLGPDNKGSPSFSHSSHYPAAVLTMDTGGRVVPKQEGGVGGVQLNALGGHLHQPHTSQNITVVPVQSTGIMTAAGLVITTPQGTLVSQPTSTQSFVPGPPANTMIVSALHPTNTDKKEDLVIPPVVMPTPGKRGRKKKSMMQRAGANLPPGSDALILAHLAAGGQHHTADHYDLSNDEDEHGNKDGTKSYRCRMCAVTFFSKSDMQIHAKSHTEAKPHKCPHCSKSFANSSYLSQHIRIHSGAKPYTCSFCQKTFRQLSHLQQHTRNHTEGKPHKCPHCSKSFANSSYLAQHIRIHSGAKPYTCSFCQKTFRQLSHLQQHHRIHTGDRPYKCIHPGCEKAFTQLSNLQSHRRQHNKDKPYKCHNCNRGYTDAASLEVHLSTHTVKHAKLYSCGLCNRAYTSETYLMKHMRKHNPDPLTVAAAVAAQQAQGHTPGGAGRGRGRGRGGGGPGGAGQNPGQNQPQNPNNPQQGSYPQTEGVPCPFDLHQYKTVSVTDLSAHKDLCLTVSTSAIQVEHMNS from the exons ATTGAAAACGCCATGTTCCTGAACAAGATGAAGGAGCAGTTGGGTCCGGACAATAAGGGTTCTCCGTCTTTCTCTCACTCCTCGCACTATCCCGCCGCCGTGCTCACCATGGACACGGGAGGCCGGGTGGTGCCCAAACAGGAAGGTGGAGTCGGTGGCGTCCAACTGAACGCCTTAGGCGGTCACCTGCACCAGCCGCACACCTCACAGAATATCACGGTGGTGCCCGTCCAGTCCACGGGCATCATGACGGCAG cggGGCTAGTGATAACCACTCCCCAAGGCACCCTGGTCTCTCAACCCACCTCCACACAATCTTTCGTGCCCGGACCCCCTGCCAACACCATGATAGTGTCCGCACTACACCCCACAAACACAG ACAAGAAAGAGGATTTGGTCATCCCTCCTGTTGTCATGCCAACGCCCGGGAAGCGGGGTAGGAAGAAGAAGTCGATGATGCAGAGGGCTGGCGCCAACCTCCCCCCAGGAAGTGATGCGCTGATTCTGGCACACCTGGCTGCTGGGGGGCAG CACCACACTGCCGACCATTATGACTTATCAAATGATGAGGATGAGCATGGGAACAAAGATGGGACCAAATCATACAG GTGCCGGATGTGTGCGGTGACGTTCTTCAGCAAGTCGGACATGCAGATCCACGCCAAGTCTCACACGGAGGCCAAGCCGCACAAGTGCCCCCACTGCTCCAAGTCGTTTGCCAACTCCAGCTACCTGTCCCAGCACATCCGCATCCACAGCGGGGCCAAGCCCTACACCTGCTCCTTCTGCCAGAAAACATTCAGGCAGCTCAGTCACTTACAGCAGCACACACG AAACCACACTGAGGGCAAACCGCACAAGTGTCCCCACTGCTCCAAATCGTTCGCCAACTCCAGCTACCTGGCCCAGCACATCCGCATCCACAGCGGGGCCAAGCCCTACACCTGCTCCTTCTGCCAGAAAACATTCAGGCAGCTCAGTCACTTACAGCAGCACCACAG GATCCACACTGGGGACCGACCTTACAAGTGCATCCATCCTGGCTGCGAGAAAGCGTTCACTCAGCTGTCCAACTTGCAG TCTCACCGCCGGCAGCACAACAAAGACAAGCCGTACAAGTGCCACAACTGCAACCGCGGTTACACAGACGCGGCCAGTCTGGAGGTGCACCTGTCCACTCACACGGTCAAACACGCCAAGCTCTACTCCTGTGGCCTGTGCAACCGCGCCTACACCTCG gagacCTACCTGATGAAACACATGCGGAAGCACAACCCGGACCCCCTCACAGTGGCGGCTGCCGTCGCCGCCCAGCAGGCCCAGGGTCACACTCCTGGAGGAGCGGGTAGGGGGAGGGGCCGTGGCAGAGGAGGCGGTGGTCCCGGAGGGGCGGGTCAGAATCCAGGGCAGAACCAGCCCCAGAACCCCAACAACCCTCAGCAAGGCAGCTACCCGCAGACGGAGGGCGTGCCGTGCCCCTTCGACCTGCACCAGTACAAGACGGTCAGTGTCACCGACCTGTCGGCCCATAAGGACCTCTGCCTGACCGTGTCCACCTCAGCCATTCAGGTGGAGCACATGAACTCATAG
- the LOC129819734 gene encoding zinc finger protein 384-like isoform X3, producing the protein MFLNKMKEQLGPDNKGSPSFSHSSHYPAAVLTMDTGGRVVPKQEGGVGGVQLNALGGHLHQPHTSQNITVVPVQSTGIMTAAGLVITTPQGTLVSQPTSTQSFVPGPPANTMIVSALHPTNTESSQHSSLYFYSHNKKEDLVIPPVVMPTPGKRGRKKKSMMQRAGANLPPGSDALILAHLAAGGQHHTADHYDLSNDEDEHGNKDGTKSYRCRMCAVTFFSKSDMQIHAKSHTEAKPHKCPHCSKSFANSSYLSQHIRIHSGAKPYTCSFCQKTFRQLSHLQQHTRNHTEGKPHKCPHCSKSFANSSYLAQHIRIHSGAKPYTCSFCQKTFRQLSHLQQHHRIHTGDRPYKCIHPGCEKAFTQLSNLQSHRRQHNKDKPYKCHNCNRGYTDAASLEVHLSTHTVKHAKLYSCGLCNRAYTSETYLMKHMRKHNPDPLTVAAAVAAQQAQGHTPGGAGRGRGRGRGGGGPGGAGQNPGQNQPQNPNNPQQGSYPQTEGVPCPFDLHQYKTVSVTDLSAHKDLCLTVSTSAIQVEHMNS; encoded by the exons ATGTTCCTGAACAAGATGAAGGAGCAGTTGGGTCCGGACAATAAGGGTTCTCCGTCTTTCTCTCACTCCTCGCACTATCCCGCCGCCGTGCTCACCATGGACACGGGAGGCCGGGTGGTGCCCAAACAGGAAGGTGGAGTCGGTGGCGTCCAACTGAACGCCTTAGGCGGTCACCTGCACCAGCCGCACACCTCACAGAATATCACGGTGGTGCCCGTCCAGTCCACGGGCATCATGACGGCAG cggGGCTAGTGATAACCACTCCCCAAGGCACCCTGGTCTCTCAACCCACCTCCACACAATCTTTCGTGCCCGGACCCCCTGCCAACACCATGATAGTGTCCGCACTACACCCCACAAACACAG AGAGCAGCCagcactcctctctctacttctacAGCCACA ACAAGAAAGAGGATTTGGTCATCCCTCCTGTTGTCATGCCAACGCCCGGGAAGCGGGGTAGGAAGAAGAAGTCGATGATGCAGAGGGCTGGCGCCAACCTCCCCCCAGGAAGTGATGCGCTGATTCTGGCACACCTGGCTGCTGGGGGGCAG CACCACACTGCCGACCATTATGACTTATCAAATGATGAGGATGAGCATGGGAACAAAGATGGGACCAAATCATACAG GTGCCGGATGTGTGCGGTGACGTTCTTCAGCAAGTCGGACATGCAGATCCACGCCAAGTCTCACACGGAGGCCAAGCCGCACAAGTGCCCCCACTGCTCCAAGTCGTTTGCCAACTCCAGCTACCTGTCCCAGCACATCCGCATCCACAGCGGGGCCAAGCCCTACACCTGCTCCTTCTGCCAGAAAACATTCAGGCAGCTCAGTCACTTACAGCAGCACACACG AAACCACACTGAGGGCAAACCGCACAAGTGTCCCCACTGCTCCAAATCGTTCGCCAACTCCAGCTACCTGGCCCAGCACATCCGCATCCACAGCGGGGCCAAGCCCTACACCTGCTCCTTCTGCCAGAAAACATTCAGGCAGCTCAGTCACTTACAGCAGCACCACAG GATCCACACTGGGGACCGACCTTACAAGTGCATCCATCCTGGCTGCGAGAAAGCGTTCACTCAGCTGTCCAACTTGCAG TCTCACCGCCGGCAGCACAACAAAGACAAGCCGTACAAGTGCCACAACTGCAACCGCGGTTACACAGACGCGGCCAGTCTGGAGGTGCACCTGTCCACTCACACGGTCAAACACGCCAAGCTCTACTCCTGTGGCCTGTGCAACCGCGCCTACACCTCG gagacCTACCTGATGAAACACATGCGGAAGCACAACCCGGACCCCCTCACAGTGGCGGCTGCCGTCGCCGCCCAGCAGGCCCAGGGTCACACTCCTGGAGGAGCGGGTAGGGGGAGGGGCCGTGGCAGAGGAGGCGGTGGTCCCGGAGGGGCGGGTCAGAATCCAGGGCAGAACCAGCCCCAGAACCCCAACAACCCTCAGCAAGGCAGCTACCCGCAGACGGAGGGCGTGCCGTGCCCCTTCGACCTGCACCAGTACAAGACGGTCAGTGTCACCGACCTGTCGGCCCATAAGGACCTCTGCCTGACCGTGTCCACCTCAGCCATTCAGGTGGAGCACATGAACTCATAG
- the LOC129819734 gene encoding zinc finger protein 384-like isoform X1, translating to MEDSHFNSSYFWSPVPTVQGQIENAMFLNKMKEQLGPDNKGSPSFSHSSHYPAAVLTMDTGGRVVPKQEGGVGGVQLNALGGHLHQPHTSQNITVVPVQSTGIMTAAGLVITTPQGTLVSQPTSTQSFVPGPPANTMIVSALHPTNTESSQHSSLYFYSHNKKEDLVIPPVVMPTPGKRGRKKKSMMQRAGANLPPGSDALILAHLAAGGQHHTADHYDLSNDEDEHGNKDGTKSYRCRMCAVTFFSKSDMQIHAKSHTEAKPHKCPHCSKSFANSSYLSQHIRIHSGAKPYTCSFCQKTFRQLSHLQQHTRNHTEGKPHKCPHCSKSFANSSYLAQHIRIHSGAKPYTCSFCQKTFRQLSHLQQHHRIHTGDRPYKCIHPGCEKAFTQLSNLQSHRRQHNKDKPYKCHNCNRGYTDAASLEVHLSTHTVKHAKLYSCGLCNRAYTSETYLMKHMRKHNPDPLTVAAAVAAQQAQGHTPGGAGRGRGRGRGGGGPGGAGQNPGQNQPQNPNNPQQGSYPQTEGVPCPFDLHQYKTVSVTDLSAHKDLCLTVSTSAIQVEHMNS from the exons ATTGAAAACGCCATGTTCCTGAACAAGATGAAGGAGCAGTTGGGTCCGGACAATAAGGGTTCTCCGTCTTTCTCTCACTCCTCGCACTATCCCGCCGCCGTGCTCACCATGGACACGGGAGGCCGGGTGGTGCCCAAACAGGAAGGTGGAGTCGGTGGCGTCCAACTGAACGCCTTAGGCGGTCACCTGCACCAGCCGCACACCTCACAGAATATCACGGTGGTGCCCGTCCAGTCCACGGGCATCATGACGGCAG cggGGCTAGTGATAACCACTCCCCAAGGCACCCTGGTCTCTCAACCCACCTCCACACAATCTTTCGTGCCCGGACCCCCTGCCAACACCATGATAGTGTCCGCACTACACCCCACAAACACAG AGAGCAGCCagcactcctctctctacttctacAGCCACA ACAAGAAAGAGGATTTGGTCATCCCTCCTGTTGTCATGCCAACGCCCGGGAAGCGGGGTAGGAAGAAGAAGTCGATGATGCAGAGGGCTGGCGCCAACCTCCCCCCAGGAAGTGATGCGCTGATTCTGGCACACCTGGCTGCTGGGGGGCAG CACCACACTGCCGACCATTATGACTTATCAAATGATGAGGATGAGCATGGGAACAAAGATGGGACCAAATCATACAG GTGCCGGATGTGTGCGGTGACGTTCTTCAGCAAGTCGGACATGCAGATCCACGCCAAGTCTCACACGGAGGCCAAGCCGCACAAGTGCCCCCACTGCTCCAAGTCGTTTGCCAACTCCAGCTACCTGTCCCAGCACATCCGCATCCACAGCGGGGCCAAGCCCTACACCTGCTCCTTCTGCCAGAAAACATTCAGGCAGCTCAGTCACTTACAGCAGCACACACG AAACCACACTGAGGGCAAACCGCACAAGTGTCCCCACTGCTCCAAATCGTTCGCCAACTCCAGCTACCTGGCCCAGCACATCCGCATCCACAGCGGGGCCAAGCCCTACACCTGCTCCTTCTGCCAGAAAACATTCAGGCAGCTCAGTCACTTACAGCAGCACCACAG GATCCACACTGGGGACCGACCTTACAAGTGCATCCATCCTGGCTGCGAGAAAGCGTTCACTCAGCTGTCCAACTTGCAG TCTCACCGCCGGCAGCACAACAAAGACAAGCCGTACAAGTGCCACAACTGCAACCGCGGTTACACAGACGCGGCCAGTCTGGAGGTGCACCTGTCCACTCACACGGTCAAACACGCCAAGCTCTACTCCTGTGGCCTGTGCAACCGCGCCTACACCTCG gagacCTACCTGATGAAACACATGCGGAAGCACAACCCGGACCCCCTCACAGTGGCGGCTGCCGTCGCCGCCCAGCAGGCCCAGGGTCACACTCCTGGAGGAGCGGGTAGGGGGAGGGGCCGTGGCAGAGGAGGCGGTGGTCCCGGAGGGGCGGGTCAGAATCCAGGGCAGAACCAGCCCCAGAACCCCAACAACCCTCAGCAAGGCAGCTACCCGCAGACGGAGGGCGTGCCGTGCCCCTTCGACCTGCACCAGTACAAGACGGTCAGTGTCACCGACCTGTCGGCCCATAAGGACCTCTGCCTGACCGTGTCCACCTCAGCCATTCAGGTGGAGCACATGAACTCATAG
- the LOC129819734 gene encoding zinc finger protein 384-like isoform X4: MEDSHFNSSYFWSPVPTVQGQIENAMFLNKMKEQLGPDNKGSPSFSHSSHYPAAVLTMDTGGRVVPKQEGGVGGVQLNALGGHLHQPHTSQNITVVPVQSTGIMTAESSQHSSLYFYSHNKKEDLVIPPVVMPTPGKRGRKKKSMMQRAGANLPPGSDALILAHLAAGGQHHTADHYDLSNDEDEHGNKDGTKSYRCRMCAVTFFSKSDMQIHAKSHTEAKPHKCPHCSKSFANSSYLSQHIRIHSGAKPYTCSFCQKTFRQLSHLQQHTRNHTEGKPHKCPHCSKSFANSSYLAQHIRIHSGAKPYTCSFCQKTFRQLSHLQQHHRIHTGDRPYKCIHPGCEKAFTQLSNLQSHRRQHNKDKPYKCHNCNRGYTDAASLEVHLSTHTVKHAKLYSCGLCNRAYTSETYLMKHMRKHNPDPLTVAAAVAAQQAQGHTPGGAGRGRGRGRGGGGPGGAGQNPGQNQPQNPNNPQQGSYPQTEGVPCPFDLHQYKTVSVTDLSAHKDLCLTVSTSAIQVEHMNS, encoded by the exons ATTGAAAACGCCATGTTCCTGAACAAGATGAAGGAGCAGTTGGGTCCGGACAATAAGGGTTCTCCGTCTTTCTCTCACTCCTCGCACTATCCCGCCGCCGTGCTCACCATGGACACGGGAGGCCGGGTGGTGCCCAAACAGGAAGGTGGAGTCGGTGGCGTCCAACTGAACGCCTTAGGCGGTCACCTGCACCAGCCGCACACCTCACAGAATATCACGGTGGTGCCCGTCCAGTCCACGGGCATCATGACGGCAG AGAGCAGCCagcactcctctctctacttctacAGCCACA ACAAGAAAGAGGATTTGGTCATCCCTCCTGTTGTCATGCCAACGCCCGGGAAGCGGGGTAGGAAGAAGAAGTCGATGATGCAGAGGGCTGGCGCCAACCTCCCCCCAGGAAGTGATGCGCTGATTCTGGCACACCTGGCTGCTGGGGGGCAG CACCACACTGCCGACCATTATGACTTATCAAATGATGAGGATGAGCATGGGAACAAAGATGGGACCAAATCATACAG GTGCCGGATGTGTGCGGTGACGTTCTTCAGCAAGTCGGACATGCAGATCCACGCCAAGTCTCACACGGAGGCCAAGCCGCACAAGTGCCCCCACTGCTCCAAGTCGTTTGCCAACTCCAGCTACCTGTCCCAGCACATCCGCATCCACAGCGGGGCCAAGCCCTACACCTGCTCCTTCTGCCAGAAAACATTCAGGCAGCTCAGTCACTTACAGCAGCACACACG AAACCACACTGAGGGCAAACCGCACAAGTGTCCCCACTGCTCCAAATCGTTCGCCAACTCCAGCTACCTGGCCCAGCACATCCGCATCCACAGCGGGGCCAAGCCCTACACCTGCTCCTTCTGCCAGAAAACATTCAGGCAGCTCAGTCACTTACAGCAGCACCACAG GATCCACACTGGGGACCGACCTTACAAGTGCATCCATCCTGGCTGCGAGAAAGCGTTCACTCAGCTGTCCAACTTGCAG TCTCACCGCCGGCAGCACAACAAAGACAAGCCGTACAAGTGCCACAACTGCAACCGCGGTTACACAGACGCGGCCAGTCTGGAGGTGCACCTGTCCACTCACACGGTCAAACACGCCAAGCTCTACTCCTGTGGCCTGTGCAACCGCGCCTACACCTCG gagacCTACCTGATGAAACACATGCGGAAGCACAACCCGGACCCCCTCACAGTGGCGGCTGCCGTCGCCGCCCAGCAGGCCCAGGGTCACACTCCTGGAGGAGCGGGTAGGGGGAGGGGCCGTGGCAGAGGAGGCGGTGGTCCCGGAGGGGCGGGTCAGAATCCAGGGCAGAACCAGCCCCAGAACCCCAACAACCCTCAGCAAGGCAGCTACCCGCAGACGGAGGGCGTGCCGTGCCCCTTCGACCTGCACCAGTACAAGACGGTCAGTGTCACCGACCTGTCGGCCCATAAGGACCTCTGCCTGACCGTGTCCACCTCAGCCATTCAGGTGGAGCACATGAACTCATAG
- the LOC129819734 gene encoding zinc finger protein 384-like isoform X6, whose protein sequence is MEDSHFNSSYFWSPVPTVQGQIENAMFLNKMKEQLGPDNKGSPSFSHSSHYPAAVLTMDTGGRVVPKQEGGVGGVQLNALGGHLHQPHTSQNITVVPVQSTGIMTAAGLVITTPQGTLVSQPTSTQSFVPGPPANTMIVSALHPTNTESSQHSSLYFYSHNKKEDLVIPPVVMPTPGKRGRKKKSMMQRAGANLPPGSDALILAHLAAGGQHHTADHYDLSNDEDEHGNKDGTKSYRCRMCAVTFFSKSDMQIHAKSHTEAKPHKCPHCSKSFANSSYLSQHIRIHSGAKPYTCSFCQKTFRQLSHLQQHTRIHTGDRPYKCIHPGCEKAFTQLSNLQSHRRQHNKDKPYKCHNCNRGYTDAASLEVHLSTHTVKHAKLYSCGLCNRAYTSETYLMKHMRKHNPDPLTVAAAVAAQQAQGHTPGGAGRGRGRGRGGGGPGGAGQNPGQNQPQNPNNPQQGSYPQTEGVPCPFDLHQYKTVSVTDLSAHKDLCLTVSTSAIQVEHMNS, encoded by the exons ATTGAAAACGCCATGTTCCTGAACAAGATGAAGGAGCAGTTGGGTCCGGACAATAAGGGTTCTCCGTCTTTCTCTCACTCCTCGCACTATCCCGCCGCCGTGCTCACCATGGACACGGGAGGCCGGGTGGTGCCCAAACAGGAAGGTGGAGTCGGTGGCGTCCAACTGAACGCCTTAGGCGGTCACCTGCACCAGCCGCACACCTCACAGAATATCACGGTGGTGCCCGTCCAGTCCACGGGCATCATGACGGCAG cggGGCTAGTGATAACCACTCCCCAAGGCACCCTGGTCTCTCAACCCACCTCCACACAATCTTTCGTGCCCGGACCCCCTGCCAACACCATGATAGTGTCCGCACTACACCCCACAAACACAG AGAGCAGCCagcactcctctctctacttctacAGCCACA ACAAGAAAGAGGATTTGGTCATCCCTCCTGTTGTCATGCCAACGCCCGGGAAGCGGGGTAGGAAGAAGAAGTCGATGATGCAGAGGGCTGGCGCCAACCTCCCCCCAGGAAGTGATGCGCTGATTCTGGCACACCTGGCTGCTGGGGGGCAG CACCACACTGCCGACCATTATGACTTATCAAATGATGAGGATGAGCATGGGAACAAAGATGGGACCAAATCATACAG GTGCCGGATGTGTGCGGTGACGTTCTTCAGCAAGTCGGACATGCAGATCCACGCCAAGTCTCACACGGAGGCCAAGCCGCACAAGTGCCCCCACTGCTCCAAGTCGTTTGCCAACTCCAGCTACCTGTCCCAGCACATCCGCATCCACAGCGGGGCCAAGCCCTACACCTGCTCCTTCTGCCAGAAAACATTCAGGCAGCTCAGTCACTTACAGCAGCACACACG GATCCACACTGGGGACCGACCTTACAAGTGCATCCATCCTGGCTGCGAGAAAGCGTTCACTCAGCTGTCCAACTTGCAG TCTCACCGCCGGCAGCACAACAAAGACAAGCCGTACAAGTGCCACAACTGCAACCGCGGTTACACAGACGCGGCCAGTCTGGAGGTGCACCTGTCCACTCACACGGTCAAACACGCCAAGCTCTACTCCTGTGGCCTGTGCAACCGCGCCTACACCTCG gagacCTACCTGATGAAACACATGCGGAAGCACAACCCGGACCCCCTCACAGTGGCGGCTGCCGTCGCCGCCCAGCAGGCCCAGGGTCACACTCCTGGAGGAGCGGGTAGGGGGAGGGGCCGTGGCAGAGGAGGCGGTGGTCCCGGAGGGGCGGGTCAGAATCCAGGGCAGAACCAGCCCCAGAACCCCAACAACCCTCAGCAAGGCAGCTACCCGCAGACGGAGGGCGTGCCGTGCCCCTTCGACCTGCACCAGTACAAGACGGTCAGTGTCACCGACCTGTCGGCCCATAAGGACCTCTGCCTGACCGTGTCCACCTCAGCCATTCAGGTGGAGCACATGAACTCATAG
- the LOC129819735 gene encoding flotillin-1-like produces the protein MFYTCGPNEAMVVSGPFSNPLFPNPVMIAGGRVFVLPCFQKIQRISLNTLTLNVKSEKVYTHHGVPISVTGIAQMKIQGQNKEMLAAACQMFMGKSEGEIAQIALETLEGHQRAIIAHLTVEEIYRERKKFSEEVFKVASSDLFNMGISVVSYTLKDVHDDQDYLHSLGKSRTAQVQKDARIGEAQFKRDAVIREAHAKQEKISAQHVNEIQMAMAQRDYELKKASYDIEVNTKKAESEMAYQLQVAKTKQRIEEEKMQVQVVERSQQIMLQQQEITRKEKELEAKVKKPAEATRYQMEKLAEARRAQLIMEAEAEAESIRIKGDAEAFAVEAKGRAEAEQMAKKAEAFQQYKEGAMVDMLLEQLPLMAEEISRPLAQAQKITLISSGGAEVGAAKLTGEVLDIMTRLPATVEKLTGVNISQVTTHMG, from the exons ATGTTCTACACGTGTGGTCCAAATGAGGCTATGGTGGTGTCAGGTCCATTCTCTAACCCattgtttcccaaccctg TAATGATTGCTGGAGGCAGAGTGTTTGTGCTTCCCTGTTTTCAGAAGATCCAGAG GATCTCCCTGAACACTCTGACGCTGAACGTGAAGAGTGAGAAAGTTTACACCCACCATGGGGTTCCCATCTCGGTCACTGGTATTGCCCAG ATGAAGATCCAGGGGCAGAACAAGGAGATGCTGGCCGCAGCCTGTCAGATGTTCATGGGGAAGTCGGAGGGCGAGATCGCCCAAATCGCCCTGGAGACGCTGGAGGGCCACCAGAGGGCCATCATCGCCCACCTGACTGTGGAG GAGATCTATAGGGAACGTAAGAAGTTCTCAGAGGAGGTGTTCAAGGTGGCCTCGTCCGACCTGTTCAACATGGGCATCAGCGTGGTCAGCTACACGCTCAAAGACGTTCACGACGACCAG GACTACCTCCACTCCCTGGGGAAGTCCAGGACCGCCCAGGTGCAGAAAGACGCCCGCATCGGAGAGGCCCAGTTCAAGAGGGATGCTGTGATCAGG gaggCCCATGCCAAGCAGGAGAAGATCTCAGCCCAGCACGTCAATGAGATCCAGATGGCCATGGCTCAGAGGGACTATGAGCTGAAGAAAGCCTCCTACGACATCGAGGTCAACACCAAGAAGGCAGAGTCTGAGATGGCCTACCAGCTACAG GTGGCCAAGACCAAGCAGCGCATCGAGGAGGAGAAGATGCAGGTCCAGGTGGTGGAGCGCTCTCAGCAGATCATGCTCCAGCAGCAGGAGATCACCCGCAAGGAGAAGGAGCTGGAGGCCAAGGTGAAGAAGCCTGCTGAGGCAACGAGATACCAAATGGAGAAGCTGGCCGAGGCCCGGCG TGCACAGCTCATTAtggaggctgaggctgaggcAGAGTCCATTAGG atTAAGGGAGATGCGGAGGCCTTTGCCGTGGAGGCGAAGGGGAGAGCCGAGGCGGAGCAGATGGCCAAGAAGGCCGAAGCCTTCCAGCAGTACAAGGAGGGAGCCATGGTGGACATGCTGCTGGAGCAACTACCACTA ATGGCGGAAGAGATCAGCAGGCCTCTGGCGCAGGCTCAGAAGATCACCCTGATTTCCAGCGGGGGTGCGGAGGTGGGTGCGGCCAAGCTCACAGGAGAGGTGCTAGACATCATGACCCGCCTTCCAGCGACGGTGGAGAAACTGACGGGAGTCAACATCTCACAG GTGACAACTCATATGGGCTGA
- the LOC129819734 gene encoding zinc finger protein 384-like isoform X5 yields MEDSHFNSSYFWSPVPTVQGQIENAMFLNKMKEQLGPDNKGSPSFSHSSHYPAAVLTMDTGGRVVPKQEGGVGGVQLNALGGHLHQPHTSQNITVVPVQSTGIMTADKKEDLVIPPVVMPTPGKRGRKKKSMMQRAGANLPPGSDALILAHLAAGGQHHTADHYDLSNDEDEHGNKDGTKSYRCRMCAVTFFSKSDMQIHAKSHTEAKPHKCPHCSKSFANSSYLSQHIRIHSGAKPYTCSFCQKTFRQLSHLQQHTRNHTEGKPHKCPHCSKSFANSSYLAQHIRIHSGAKPYTCSFCQKTFRQLSHLQQHHRIHTGDRPYKCIHPGCEKAFTQLSNLQSHRRQHNKDKPYKCHNCNRGYTDAASLEVHLSTHTVKHAKLYSCGLCNRAYTSETYLMKHMRKHNPDPLTVAAAVAAQQAQGHTPGGAGRGRGRGRGGGGPGGAGQNPGQNQPQNPNNPQQGSYPQTEGVPCPFDLHQYKTVSVTDLSAHKDLCLTVSTSAIQVEHMNS; encoded by the exons ATTGAAAACGCCATGTTCCTGAACAAGATGAAGGAGCAGTTGGGTCCGGACAATAAGGGTTCTCCGTCTTTCTCTCACTCCTCGCACTATCCCGCCGCCGTGCTCACCATGGACACGGGAGGCCGGGTGGTGCCCAAACAGGAAGGTGGAGTCGGTGGCGTCCAACTGAACGCCTTAGGCGGTCACCTGCACCAGCCGCACACCTCACAGAATATCACGGTGGTGCCCGTCCAGTCCACGGGCATCATGACGGCAG ACAAGAAAGAGGATTTGGTCATCCCTCCTGTTGTCATGCCAACGCCCGGGAAGCGGGGTAGGAAGAAGAAGTCGATGATGCAGAGGGCTGGCGCCAACCTCCCCCCAGGAAGTGATGCGCTGATTCTGGCACACCTGGCTGCTGGGGGGCAG CACCACACTGCCGACCATTATGACTTATCAAATGATGAGGATGAGCATGGGAACAAAGATGGGACCAAATCATACAG GTGCCGGATGTGTGCGGTGACGTTCTTCAGCAAGTCGGACATGCAGATCCACGCCAAGTCTCACACGGAGGCCAAGCCGCACAAGTGCCCCCACTGCTCCAAGTCGTTTGCCAACTCCAGCTACCTGTCCCAGCACATCCGCATCCACAGCGGGGCCAAGCCCTACACCTGCTCCTTCTGCCAGAAAACATTCAGGCAGCTCAGTCACTTACAGCAGCACACACG AAACCACACTGAGGGCAAACCGCACAAGTGTCCCCACTGCTCCAAATCGTTCGCCAACTCCAGCTACCTGGCCCAGCACATCCGCATCCACAGCGGGGCCAAGCCCTACACCTGCTCCTTCTGCCAGAAAACATTCAGGCAGCTCAGTCACTTACAGCAGCACCACAG GATCCACACTGGGGACCGACCTTACAAGTGCATCCATCCTGGCTGCGAGAAAGCGTTCACTCAGCTGTCCAACTTGCAG TCTCACCGCCGGCAGCACAACAAAGACAAGCCGTACAAGTGCCACAACTGCAACCGCGGTTACACAGACGCGGCCAGTCTGGAGGTGCACCTGTCCACTCACACGGTCAAACACGCCAAGCTCTACTCCTGTGGCCTGTGCAACCGCGCCTACACCTCG gagacCTACCTGATGAAACACATGCGGAAGCACAACCCGGACCCCCTCACAGTGGCGGCTGCCGTCGCCGCCCAGCAGGCCCAGGGTCACACTCCTGGAGGAGCGGGTAGGGGGAGGGGCCGTGGCAGAGGAGGCGGTGGTCCCGGAGGGGCGGGTCAGAATCCAGGGCAGAACCAGCCCCAGAACCCCAACAACCCTCAGCAAGGCAGCTACCCGCAGACGGAGGGCGTGCCGTGCCCCTTCGACCTGCACCAGTACAAGACGGTCAGTGTCACCGACCTGTCGGCCCATAAGGACCTCTGCCTGACCGTGTCCACCTCAGCCATTCAGGTGGAGCACATGAACTCATAG